CGATCATACTTGCCCATGCGCAGCGGGGTGATCGCGACCACCGCTTCCATGATGCGGTCGACATCGGCGGCGGGCGCCTGAAAGGTCACAAGCAGGAGTAGTGTCATGCGCAACGAAGTGGTTTCAAAGCCGCTGTCGATCATTGGAGTGTCCTCAACTCAGGTGTTTTGAGGTCTCCTTATAGCCGGGAGCTCCTGACACGGTTCTGTCAGCAGCCTGTCGCCGTGTCATCGTGAATGCGAGGCCACGCAGCCCATGCTCAGAGGATCTTGCGGATAAGCCTGGCGCCGACGAGCACCATATAGGCCGCGAAAAACAGACCGAGAGACCAGCCGAAGCCGGACGGTCCGAACGCATCCATGCCGATGCCTATCGCCTGCGGACCGAGCACCATGCCGACGCCGTAGCACAGCACGAAGGCGGCGTTGGCGGAGGCCAGTTCGTGGCCGGAAAGCTGGGAACCCAGATGGGCGAGGCCGATCGTGTACATGGCTGCGACGACGCCGCCCCAGACGAACAGAAGTGCCGCCATCAGGTGCCAGTTCTGGGCGAAGAAGGGCATGAAGATCGTGCCTGCGAACCCCACAGTGGCGCAGGCAAGCAGCAGATAGCGGCGGTCGCTGACGCGGTCGCTGATCATGCCGATGGGAATCTGCAACAGCACGTTGCCGAGGCCGATCATGGTCAGGAGAAGTGCCGCGTCGGCTTCGGAATAGCCGATGCGGTTGCCATAGACCGGGAACAGCGCGAAGCCGCCGGTCTCGACGGCGCCGAACACGAGGACGGCGGCGGTCGCCGTTGGCACCAGCCATATGTAGCGCAGGAAATTGCTGGTTTCGCCGTCCGAGACGATTGTCGGGCTCTCGTTGCGCGCCGCCAGCACCGGTATGGCTGCCAATGTCACCAATACGATGATGACGCCGAAGGGCCTGAAGCCGGAACTGCCGAGATGGGCGAAGATCCATGGCCCCGCAGCAAAGCCGAGCGACAGAACGGTGGCGTAGATACCCAGCACCAGCCCGCGCCGGTGTGGCGGCGCCGAGGTGCTGATCCAGAACTCAGACAGGATGAACAGCACCGTCAGTGCGATATGCAGCACGATGCGCAGGGGAAACCACATCCAGAAATCCGGCGCGAAATGAAAGCCGACGAAGGCCAGCGCGCCGGCGGCGATCATGCCAATCATGGTCCAGGCGACGCCGAACCGCATGGCGAGTGGCGTGGCAAGCGGAGCGCCTGCGATCGAAGCAAGGCCGGCTACGGCGGTGTTGAGGCCGATCATCGACGCTGAATGGCCGCGTGTTTCCAGGATGACGCTGAGCAGCGGCATGCCAAGGCCGATGGCAATGCCGACGACGCTGATCGACGAGATCGCCGCCACCATCGGCAGCCAGTGTACGCGTTCGTCGCCCTGTGGTTGGGTATCGACCGTCATGTGATGTCTGAATACTCGATGTTTTACAGAATTTCGCGGGTGAAGCGGTTGCGGACAAGCCGATAGAAGGGCACGGGACCGCCCGGACGCAGCAGCGGATCATGAGCGAGGCGGTTTTCCAGCTCGTCCAGGATCATTCGGGTAATGTCGGGTATTTCAGCTTCCCTGGCCTTGGCAAGCGGCAGCCAGACCAGTTCCTCGAGTTCGTTGGTCGGGCCGCCGTCCGGCAGTTCGACCGCGACGTCGTCGCGCCAGGCGCTGAAGAAGCGGGTGTCGAAGCGGCGCACCCGGTTGGGCGGCGTGATGGCGCGCGCGACGAAGCGCAGCATGTCCAGGCAGGGTTGCACGCCGTGTTCGACAAAACCCTGCCAGTCGCTGCTATCGGTGGTGAAGGCGCCTTTCCGGCCGATCAGCAACCCGGCTTCCTCGTAGGTCTCGCGGATTGCGGACAACGCGATGGCGCGGGCGCGGGTCGCGCTTGTGCGGCCGGGACCAGCAAGCAACTTCATTTCTTCATCGCGGTGCAGAGCGCTGGCTGCGGGGATACGGCTGTCGGCCGGGTCGGTGCGGCCACCTGGAAACACGAATTTCCCAGGCATGAAGGCATGGTTGGCATGGCGGCGTCCCATCAGGACGAGGAATTCCTCGCCTTTGCGGTCCAGAAGGATAAGGGTCGCCGCGTCGCGCGGGCGAATTGGCTTGTCGCTATGAGCGATCATGCTCCGCTCGATCCTGTCGACTTCCGCCTTGGTCATACCGTCCATGCGCAGGACCTAGCGGAAACTTCGGGCAAGCGAAAGTGGCCTTTCACGGTCGGTCTGTTGCACCAGGCTGCGTTCTGGCCGCGACCTAAGCTCAGGAATGGGGCTCTATCACGTCGTGTTCGCCACCAAAGCCGTGCATATAGAAGG
The nucleotide sequence above comes from Mesorhizobium shangrilense. Encoded proteins:
- a CDS encoding MFS transporter; its protein translation is MTVDTQPQGDERVHWLPMVAAISSISVVGIAIGLGMPLLSVILETRGHSASMIGLNTAVAGLASIAGAPLATPLAMRFGVAWTMIGMIAAGALAFVGFHFAPDFWMWFPLRIVLHIALTVLFILSEFWISTSAPPHRRGLVLGIYATVLSLGFAAGPWIFAHLGSSGFRPFGVIIVLVTLAAIPVLAARNESPTIVSDGETSNFLRYIWLVPTATAAVLVFGAVETGGFALFPVYGNRIGYSEADAALLLTMIGLGNVLLQIPIGMISDRVSDRRYLLLACATVGFAGTIFMPFFAQNWHLMAALLFVWGGVVAAMYTIGLAHLGSQLSGHELASANAAFVLCYGVGMVLGPQAIGIGMDAFGPSGFGWSLGLFFAAYMVLVGARLIRKIL
- a CDS encoding NUDIX hydrolase, yielding MDGMTKAEVDRIERSMIAHSDKPIRPRDAATLILLDRKGEEFLVLMGRRHANHAFMPGKFVFPGGRTDPADSRIPAASALHRDEEMKLLAGPGRTSATRARAIALSAIRETYEEAGLLIGRKGAFTTDSSDWQGFVEHGVQPCLDMLRFVARAITPPNRVRRFDTRFFSAWRDDVAVELPDGGPTNELEELVWLPLAKAREAEIPDITRMILDELENRLAHDPLLRPGGPVPFYRLVRNRFTREIL